From Bradyrhizobium symbiodeficiens, the proteins below share one genomic window:
- a CDS encoding SRPBCC family protein produces the protein MTSSANPALSQWSLDREIVMSRVIDAPRDLVFEAWSDPKHLPQWFGPKGFKVETFEIDVRVGGVWRFNMIGPDGTVYPNRMRFRRIERPSLMEMDHGVDQDEDPGMFRFTVTFAEQSNGKTVLMMRQLASSTAQRDGMIGFGAVEYGYQTLDKLAAYVAGMKR, from the coding sequence ATGACGAGTTCTGCCAATCCCGCTCTGTCGCAATGGTCGCTCGACCGCGAGATCGTGATGTCGCGCGTGATCGACGCGCCGCGCGATCTGGTGTTCGAGGCGTGGTCCGACCCGAAGCATCTGCCGCAATGGTTCGGGCCGAAGGGGTTCAAGGTTGAGACCTTCGAGATCGACGTCCGCGTCGGCGGCGTCTGGCGCTTCAACATGATCGGCCCCGACGGCACGGTCTATCCGAACCGCATGCGCTTCCGCCGCATCGAGCGGCCGTCGCTGATGGAGATGGATCACGGCGTCGACCAGGACGAGGATCCCGGCATGTTCCGCTTCACCGTCACCTTTGCCGAGCAGAGCAACGGCAAGACCGTGCTGATGATGCGCCAGCTGGCATCGAGCACCGCGCAACGCGACGGCATGATCGGCTTCGGCGCCGTCGAATACGGCTATCAGACGCTGGACAAGCTGGCGGCCTATGTAGCGGGCATGAAGCGTTGA
- a CDS encoding ArsR/SmtB family transcription factor codes for MANQLSRLDQVFAALADPTRRAIVMRLCGGEASVGELADPFDMALPSFMKHIHVLETSGLLLSEKSGRVRTCRLSPDALLGAEDWFQQQRAIWEARLDRFEAYVMKLKKEKERAAARRPSRTTKRKGS; via the coding sequence ATGGCTAACCAATTGTCCCGCCTCGACCAGGTTTTCGCAGCGCTTGCCGATCCGACGCGGCGGGCGATCGTGATGCGGCTGTGTGGCGGCGAGGCCTCCGTCGGCGAGCTCGCCGATCCCTTCGACATGGCGCTGCCGAGCTTCATGAAACACATCCATGTGCTGGAGACGAGCGGGCTCCTGCTGTCGGAGAAATCCGGCCGCGTGCGCACCTGCCGCCTCAGCCCGGATGCGCTGCTCGGCGCGGAGGACTGGTTCCAGCAGCAGCGCGCGATCTGGGAGGCGCGGCTCGACCGGTTCGAGGCCTATGTGATGAAGCTCAAGAAAGAGAAGGAGAGGGCGGCCGCCAGGCGGCCGTCCCGTACAACCAAACGGAAAGGTTCTTGA
- a CDS encoding tetratricopeptide repeat protein — translation MKLSPQYATAAINLADLYRQIGRDGDGESVLRKAIAASSADAAAHHALGLTLTRMRRPDEAFAELRRATELEPDRSRYAYVYAVALHSGGRADEAMKVLKEALERHPNDRDVLSALVSFNRATDDAKAALGYAERLAIITPEDRNLGALIGEIKRQLDKPNYGVWLSWFSSQNGRWNDKPRPL, via the coding sequence CTGAAACTCAGCCCGCAATACGCGACAGCAGCGATCAATCTGGCCGACCTCTATCGCCAAATTGGCCGCGACGGCGACGGCGAAAGCGTTCTCCGCAAGGCTATTGCGGCATCATCAGCCGACGCGGCGGCGCATCACGCGCTCGGCCTGACCTTGACCCGGATGAGGCGACCCGACGAGGCGTTCGCCGAGTTGCGGAGAGCAACCGAATTAGAGCCTGATCGCTCGCGCTACGCCTATGTCTACGCCGTGGCACTGCATTCCGGCGGGCGTGCCGACGAGGCAATGAAGGTCCTAAAGGAAGCTCTGGAACGCCATCCCAATGATAGGGATGTGCTGTCGGCTCTGGTTTCGTTCAACCGCGCGACAGACGATGCGAAGGCGGCACTGGGCTACGCCGAAAGGCTCGCAATCATTACGCCGGAGGACCGGAATCTGGGAGCGTTAATCGGGGAGATCAAGCGGCAGCTTGACAAGCCAAACTATGGCGTCTGGCTTTCTTGGTTCAGCTCACAGAACGGACGCTGGAATGACAAGCCGCGACCGTTGTGA
- a CDS encoding arylsulfatase, with translation MNSTRSLVAALALAFSISAPAFAQRVASPQGSPGATRPIDGKQLPPPDQKFGGEIKDDALQSKPWWAPRVVPPKGAPNVLLIITDDSGFGVPSTFGGVIPTPTMDRIANEGLRYNRMFSTALCSPTRAALITGRNHHSAGFGVISEQSTGFPGYNSIIDRDKVTIGRMLKDNGYATAWFGKDHNVPAFAASQSGPFDQWPTGMGFEYFYGFIGGDANQWQPNLFRNTTQIYPFQGKPPGTWNLVTAMADDAIDYMTRMHQIQPEKPILIKYAPGATHAPHHPTKEWVDKIGAMHLFDDGYEKLRERILENQKRLGVIPKDTKLASWPADMLKPWDQLSADEKKLFIRQVEVFAAYSAYNDHEIGRVIQSFQDLGKLENTLIIYINGDNGTSAEGGPMGTPNEVAFFNGLNKLSAEVQLKWYDVWGTEQTYNHMSAGWSWAFDTPFDWFKQNASRLGGINQNMVVSWPARIKDKGGLREQFVHVIDVVPTILEAAGINAPEVVDGIKQKPIEGTSFIYTFDAKNAKVASRHSTQYFEMMGQWALYKDGWMLSTKVNRAPWEAFGPANPDPLNNQVFQLYNLNADFSQSTDIAAKNADKVKEMRAQFLGEAKKYQVFPMDASVAARIVAPRPNITAGRTEFVYTQPMVGLPQGDSPLLLNTSYTVTADIEVPQAGAEGMILTSGGRFGGYGFYLLNGKPVWLWNLVDLKRVKWEGADTLAPGKHMVEFEFKYDGLGPGTLAFNNFSGVGASGTGTLKVDGKVVDTKKMEKTLPMILQWDESFDIGSDTLTGVNDADYKPPFALTAKLNKLTLKLDRPKLSPEDIKKFEGAMRAAADGPVSEDLTVVQKLEARFDKREDCRKRADAKKLGPIERIQFVKTCLQ, from the coding sequence ATGAACTCCACTCGATCGTTGGTCGCTGCGCTTGCACTTGCATTTTCCATTTCAGCGCCAGCATTCGCGCAACGAGTTGCGTCACCGCAGGGCTCGCCGGGCGCAACGAGACCGATCGATGGAAAGCAGCTTCCGCCGCCCGACCAGAAGTTCGGCGGGGAGATCAAGGATGATGCGCTGCAGTCGAAGCCCTGGTGGGCCCCGCGTGTCGTCCCGCCGAAGGGTGCGCCCAACGTGTTGCTGATCATCACCGACGATTCCGGCTTTGGCGTACCGAGCACATTTGGCGGCGTGATTCCGACGCCAACAATGGATCGGATCGCCAATGAGGGTTTGCGCTACAATCGGATGTTCTCCACCGCGTTGTGCTCGCCGACGCGCGCCGCGCTGATTACCGGACGCAATCATCATTCGGCCGGGTTCGGAGTCATCTCGGAGCAATCCACCGGCTTCCCCGGCTACAATAGCATCATCGACCGCGACAAGGTCACGATCGGCCGCATGTTGAAGGATAATGGTTACGCCACCGCGTGGTTCGGCAAGGACCACAACGTGCCGGCTTTTGCGGCCAGCCAATCCGGGCCGTTTGATCAATGGCCGACCGGCATGGGGTTCGAATATTTCTACGGTTTCATCGGCGGCGATGCCAACCAGTGGCAGCCCAACTTGTTCCGCAATACCACCCAGATCTATCCGTTCCAGGGAAAGCCGCCGGGCACATGGAATCTGGTTACCGCGATGGCCGACGACGCCATCGACTACATGACGCGGATGCACCAGATCCAGCCGGAAAAGCCGATTTTGATCAAGTACGCGCCTGGTGCCACGCATGCACCGCACCACCCGACCAAGGAGTGGGTCGACAAGATCGGCGCGATGCACCTGTTCGACGATGGCTACGAGAAGCTGCGCGAGCGCATCTTGGAGAACCAGAAGCGGTTGGGCGTCATCCCGAAGGACACCAAGCTGGCGTCCTGGCCCGCGGACATGCTCAAGCCGTGGGACCAACTGAGCGCCGACGAAAAGAAGCTGTTTATTCGTCAGGTTGAGGTATTCGCCGCCTACTCGGCCTACAACGATCACGAGATCGGTCGCGTCATCCAGTCCTTCCAGGACCTGGGAAAGCTCGAAAACACGCTCATCATCTATATCAACGGCGACAATGGCACCAGCGCCGAGGGCGGACCTATGGGCACGCCGAACGAGGTTGCGTTCTTCAACGGGCTCAACAAATTGTCCGCCGAAGTCCAGCTGAAGTGGTACGACGTCTGGGGAACGGAGCAGACCTACAACCACATGTCGGCCGGCTGGTCGTGGGCGTTCGACACACCGTTCGACTGGTTCAAGCAGAATGCCTCGAGGCTCGGCGGCATCAATCAGAACATGGTGGTGTCGTGGCCTGCGCGCATCAAGGACAAGGGCGGTTTGCGCGAACAGTTCGTGCACGTCATCGACGTCGTGCCGACCATTCTCGAAGCGGCGGGCATCAATGCGCCCGAAGTCGTCGACGGCATCAAGCAAAAGCCGATCGAGGGCACCAGCTTCATCTACACCTTCGATGCGAAGAATGCCAAGGTGGCGTCGCGCCATTCGACCCAGTATTTCGAAATGATGGGCCAATGGGCGCTCTACAAGGATGGCTGGATGCTCAGCACCAAGGTCAATCGAGCACCATGGGAAGCGTTCGGTCCAGCCAATCCGGATCCGCTGAACAACCAGGTGTTCCAACTCTACAATTTGAACGCCGACTTCAGTCAATCCACCGACATTGCCGCCAAGAACGCGGACAAGGTCAAGGAGATGAGGGCCCAGTTCCTCGGTGAGGCGAAGAAATACCAGGTATTCCCGATGGACGCGTCGGTCGCGGCACGCATCGTTGCGCCGCGACCAAACATCACCGCGGGGCGTACGGAATTCGTGTACACCCAGCCGATGGTCGGCCTGCCGCAGGGCGACTCGCCGCTGTTGCTCAACACATCCTACACGGTAACGGCCGATATCGAGGTGCCGCAAGCTGGTGCAGAGGGAATGATCCTTACCTCGGGAGGACGTTTCGGCGGTTACGGCTTTTACCTGCTCAACGGCAAGCCGGTCTGGTTGTGGAATCTGGTCGATCTCAAGCGCGTCAAATGGGAAGGCGCGGACACGCTTGCGCCGGGCAAGCACATGGTCGAGTTCGAGTTCAAATACGACGGATTGGGCCCGGGCACGCTGGCGTTCAACAATTTCTCCGGCGTCGGCGCCTCCGGCACCGGCACTCTGAAGGTGGACGGCAAGGTTGTCGACACCAAGAAGATGGAAAAGACCCTGCCCATGATCCTTCAATGGGACGAGAGCTTCGATATCGGTTCCGACACGTTGACGGGCGTCAACGACGCCGATTACAAGCCGCCGTTCGCGCTGACTGCGAAGCTGAACAAGCTCACGCTCAAGCTCGATCGGCCGAAATTGTCTCCGGAGGACATCAAGAAGTTCGAGGGCGCAATGAGGGCCGCGGCGGACGGTCCGGTCTCGGAAGACCTGACCGTCGTGCAGAAACTGGAAGCGCGGTTCGACAAGAGAGAGGATTGCCGCAAGCGGGCTGATGCGAAAAAGCTCGGTCCGATTGAACGTATCCAGTTCGTAAAAACGTGCTTGCAGTGA
- a CDS encoding SphA family protein: MISRRRLKSEPAGQYWHRSWRHRLRRRLHLFESDVRHGIRGLTYNFKNPDTQYQSGIDFHLDWGVSQFLSKQVFVGFVGYAYQQVTDDFGQPAVLGSFRSRVLGVGPQIGYIFPIGSNQAFLGLKGYGEFDAANRPSGWNTWLTFSISEAAPASAVAPTRHKVSK, from the coding sequence GTGATATCCCGTCGGCGACTAAAATCCGAACCGGCTGGCCAATATTGGCATCGGTCATGGCGCCATCGACTTCGGCGGCGGCTACACCTATTTGAATCCGACGTCAGGCACGGAATTCGTGGCCTGACCTATAATTTCAAGAACCCCGACACCCAATACCAAAGTGGCATCGATTTCCATCTGGACTGGGGCGTGTCGCAGTTTCTGTCCAAGCAGGTTTTCGTCGGCTTCGTTGGTTACGCCTATCAGCAGGTCACTGACGACTTCGGCCAGCCGGCCGTTCTCGGCAGCTTCCGCTCGCGCGTTCTCGGCGTGGGTCCGCAGATCGGGTACATTTTCCCGATCGGCAGCAATCAGGCGTTTCTCGGTCTGAAGGGCTATGGCGAATTCGACGCGGCGAACCGGCCGTCGGGCTGGAACACCTGGCTGACGTTCTCGATCTCTGAAGCCGCGCCCGCAAGCGCGGTGGCTCCGACCCGCCACAAGGTGTCGAAGTAG
- a CDS encoding SDR family oxidoreductase → MASEKVALVTAGGSGMGAGAARRLAADGFRVAILSSSGKGEALAAELGGLGVTGSNKENDDVKRLVDGAMAKWGRIDVLVNSAGHGPRAPITEITDEQWQTGLDTYLLNVIRPTRLVTPIMQAQKGGAIINISTAWAFEPSAMFPTSAVFRAGLAAFTKIFTDAHAADNIRMNNVLPGWIDSLPQQDSRRDSVPMKRYGKVEEIAATIAFLASEGAAYITGQNIRVDGGLTRSV, encoded by the coding sequence ATGGCATCAGAGAAGGTTGCGCTCGTTACCGCCGGCGGCAGCGGCATGGGGGCAGGGGCTGCGCGGCGGCTGGCGGCGGACGGGTTTCGCGTCGCGATCCTGTCGTCCTCCGGCAAGGGCGAGGCGCTCGCGGCCGAGCTCGGCGGGCTGGGCGTCACCGGCTCCAACAAGGAGAATGACGATGTGAAGCGCCTCGTCGACGGCGCCATGGCCAAGTGGGGACGGATCGACGTGCTCGTCAACAGCGCCGGCCACGGGCCGCGTGCACCCATCACCGAGATTACCGACGAGCAGTGGCAAACCGGCCTCGACACTTATCTCCTGAACGTGATCCGTCCGACCCGGCTGGTGACGCCGATCATGCAGGCGCAAAAGGGTGGCGCGATCATCAACATCTCGACGGCCTGGGCGTTCGAGCCGAGCGCGATGTTCCCGACCTCGGCGGTGTTTCGCGCAGGGCTCGCCGCCTTCACCAAGATCTTCACCGACGCCCATGCGGCCGACAACATCCGCATGAACAACGTCCTGCCGGGCTGGATCGACAGCCTGCCGCAGCAGGATTCGCGCCGCGACAGCGTGCCGATGAAGCGCTACGGCAAGGTCGAGGAGATCGCCGCGACGATCGCGTTCCTGGCCTCCGAGGGCGCTGCCTATATCACCGGCCAGAACATCCGCGTCGACGGCGGGCTGACGCGCTCGGTCTGA
- a CDS encoding GNAT family N-acetyltransferase — MSDLLIRNLRPEDISLAVDWAAAEGWNPGLSDAACFAIPDAQGFFVGEIDGEPVATVSCVNYDDRFAFLGFYIVRADLRGSGHGLRIWNAAIAHAGARVIGLDGVVAQQDNYRKSGFQLAYANIRYGGIVAAPLRSPAEIVALDTIPFALVEADDATVFPARRSAFLRAWIGTSGHVGRALVRDGRLAAWGVIRPCRTGRKIGPLVADDRAAAEAVVQALLASADGGEIFLDVPAVNREAIALAEALGLKPVFETARMYTGAIPPLRIDRVFGVTSFELG; from the coding sequence ATGAGTGATTTGCTGATCCGCAATCTGCGCCCCGAGGACATCTCCCTCGCCGTCGACTGGGCCGCGGCCGAAGGCTGGAATCCGGGCCTCTCGGATGCCGCCTGCTTTGCAATTCCCGACGCGCAAGGCTTCTTCGTCGGCGAGATCGATGGCGAGCCGGTCGCGACCGTCTCCTGCGTCAATTACGATGATCGCTTCGCCTTCCTCGGCTTCTACATCGTGCGGGCAGATCTTCGCGGCTCCGGCCACGGCCTGCGCATCTGGAACGCGGCGATCGCCCACGCGGGCGCGCGGGTGATCGGGCTCGACGGCGTCGTGGCGCAGCAGGACAATTACAGGAAGTCGGGCTTCCAGCTCGCTTACGCCAACATCCGCTACGGCGGCATCGTAGCCGCGCCATTGAGGTCGCCCGCTGAAATCGTCGCGCTCGATACGATTCCGTTTGCGCTGGTGGAGGCCGACGATGCCACCGTCTTCCCGGCCCGGCGCAGCGCCTTCCTGCGCGCCTGGATCGGCACATCAGGGCATGTCGGCCGTGCGCTCGTGCGTGACGGCAGGCTCGCCGCATGGGGCGTGATCCGGCCCTGCCGGACCGGCCGCAAGATCGGCCCGCTCGTCGCCGACGATCGCGCAGCGGCGGAGGCGGTCGTTCAGGCTTTGCTGGCGAGCGCCGACGGCGGCGAAATCTTCCTCGACGTTCCCGCCGTCAATCGCGAGGCGATCGCGCTCGCGGAAGCGCTTGGCCTCAAGCCGGTGTTTGAGACGGCACGGATGTACACCGGAGCGATCCCGCCGTTGCGCATCGATCGCGTCTTCGGCGTGACCAGCTTCGAGCTCGGCTAA
- a CDS encoding curlin, whose translation MAALLAAACTATPASAGSVQRSVTNRNVSIETVVQFGDNVQPVTIEESSRINIARVIQIGGTGTVDATIIQNGTRNYANVIQVGGTTNAIIGQSGVSNTADITQIGNSTNALLLQVGDMNSGAVRQFGRFNWLAIFQFGR comes from the coding sequence GTGGCAGCGTTGTTGGCCGCCGCCTGCACGGCGACGCCGGCGTCGGCCGGCTCGGTCCAGCGCAGCGTGACCAACCGGAACGTCAGCATCGAGACGGTCGTGCAGTTCGGCGACAATGTTCAGCCTGTGACGATCGAGGAGAGCAGCCGCATCAACATCGCGCGGGTGATCCAGATCGGCGGGACCGGGACGGTGGATGCGACCATCATCCAGAACGGCACGCGCAACTATGCCAATGTGATCCAGGTGGGCGGCACCACCAATGCGATCATCGGCCAGTCAGGTGTGAGCAATACCGCCGACATCACCCAGATCGGCAATTCCACCAACGCGCTCCTGCTTCAGGTCGGCGACATGAACAGTGGAGCGGTGAGACAGTTCGGGCGTTTCAACTGGCTGGCGATCTTTCAGTTCGGCCGCTGA
- a CDS encoding curlin — MKYSSGCAGAVMLALCSVGAGAAGAQTADIRTIVSIGGPPVVLNQSSQLNMAGVFMIGGSTSATVTQNGTNNATGVLQFGGTNSASIGQTGANNLAYVGQIGQSASSLISQLGTMNAGTVAQFGTVNASTIMQTGP; from the coding sequence ATGAAATATTCTTCGGGATGCGCGGGCGCCGTCATGCTCGCTCTGTGCTCGGTCGGCGCCGGGGCGGCCGGTGCCCAGACCGCCGACATCAGGACCATCGTCTCGATCGGCGGTCCGCCGGTCGTGCTGAACCAGAGTAGCCAGCTCAACATGGCGGGCGTGTTCATGATCGGCGGCAGCACCAGCGCGACCGTGACGCAGAACGGTACCAACAATGCGACGGGCGTCCTGCAATTCGGCGGAACGAATTCCGCATCAATCGGGCAGACGGGAGCGAACAATCTCGCCTATGTCGGTCAGATCGGCCAGTCGGCGTCCAGCCTGATATCGCAGCTAGGCACGATGAATGCCGGCACGGTGGCGCAATTCGGCACGGTTAACGCGTCGACGATCATGCAGACCGGCCCGTAA
- a CDS encoding curlin — MRITYFIATAAALCALTAADAQAGNSASVLQFGTTNTSFISQSGGTSNTATTLQFGATNTATTLQSGSLLTVNNSVIGQGGTTATAINMALAGQVGGSNSSLIGQIGANNTAGVGQLGILNGSTILQQAP; from the coding sequence ATGCGGATCACCTATTTCATTGCAACCGCCGCGGCGCTCTGTGCGCTGACGGCTGCCGATGCACAGGCCGGCAACAGCGCCAGCGTGCTGCAATTCGGAACCACCAACACTTCGTTCATTTCGCAGAGCGGCGGCACCAGCAACACCGCCACGACCCTGCAGTTCGGCGCGACCAATACCGCGACGACGTTGCAGTCCGGCTCGCTTCTCACCGTCAACAATTCGGTGATCGGGCAGGGCGGCACGACCGCGACGGCGATCAATATGGCGCTCGCCGGCCAGGTCGGTGGCTCCAACTCGAGCCTGATCGGTCAGATCGGAGCGAACAACACGGCCGGCGTCGGCCAGCTCGGAATCCTGAATGGCTCGACCATTCTGCAGCAGGCGCCGTAG
- a CDS encoding curlin subunit CsgB yields the protein MRKLFFASVALFALSSAAQAANTSTTVQVGLVNGSSVTQNGFTNSSSSTSQLGLVNSATTMQGTSSASLNNGSTVTQIGVQNSASTGQVAFGNNSSGITQDSFGPAVLQNNAAGVGQLSVFGTNGSTVTQTAH from the coding sequence ATGCGCAAATTGTTTTTTGCTTCCGTTGCATTGTTCGCCCTGTCCTCCGCAGCGCAGGCCGCCAACACCTCGACCACGGTGCAGGTCGGTCTCGTGAACGGCTCCAGCGTCACCCAGAACGGTTTCACCAATTCGAGCTCATCGACCAGCCAGCTCGGCCTCGTGAACTCCGCGACCACGATGCAGGGCACCAGCTCGGCCTCGCTGAACAATGGCAGCACCGTGACCCAGATCGGCGTGCAGAACTCGGCGAGCACCGGCCAGGTGGCGTTCGGCAACAACTCCAGCGGGATCACCCAGGACTCGTTCGGGCCTGCCGTGCTGCAGAACAACGCGGCCGGCGTCGGTCAGCTCAGCGTGTTCGGCACCAACGGCAGCACCGTCACGCAGACGGCGCACTGA
- a CDS encoding response regulator transcription factor: MSSGQATVYVVDDQVQIRTAIGSLCEETGHQVKLFASTDEFLTENISGGPSCLVLDVRFPGTSPTGLELQRRLADTGVPIPIVFISGHSDVRVSVEAMKRGAVEFLPKPFREQEILDAIRHGIERDRRRLEREDTVREARQRVETLTAREREIMLLMAEGLVAKQIAARLGVSEVTAKVHRARMMRKLELRTPIEVVRLIDSMGRETETTRAGAG; the protein is encoded by the coding sequence ATGAGTTCAGGTCAAGCCACAGTCTATGTCGTTGATGACCAAGTCCAGATCCGAACCGCGATCGGAAGTCTCTGCGAGGAGACCGGTCATCAGGTGAAGCTGTTTGCGTCGACGGACGAGTTTCTCACGGAGAACATTTCCGGCGGGCCATCCTGCCTCGTGCTCGACGTCCGCTTTCCCGGGACGTCGCCGACCGGCCTCGAGCTGCAGCGCCGGCTCGCCGACACGGGCGTGCCCATCCCTATCGTCTTCATCAGCGGTCATTCAGACGTCCGCGTCTCGGTCGAAGCCATGAAGCGCGGCGCGGTCGAGTTTCTGCCAAAACCCTTCCGGGAGCAGGAGATCCTCGACGCGATCAGGCATGGCATCGAGCGCGACCGCAGGCGGCTGGAGCGCGAAGATACGGTGCGTGAAGCCCGCCAGCGAGTCGAGACGCTGACGGCGAGAGAGCGCGAGATCATGCTGCTGATGGCCGAAGGGCTCGTCGCCAAGCAGATCGCGGCGCGACTTGGCGTCAGCGAAGTGACGGCGAAGGTGCATCGCGCCAGGATGATGCGAAAGCTGGAGCTGCGCACGCCGATCGAGGTGGTGCGGCTGATCGACAGCATGGGGCGCGAAACGGAGACGACGCGAGCCGGTGCGGGATAG
- a CDS encoding efflux RND transporter periplasmic adaptor subunit gives MRFVPIIALLGTACSLAAVYSAGPAVIGAAGSAADRASHALESARRLLVPAGREVPTFGSDAPVFRYAAIQRGSIEQTVTVTGALQPVKTIEVGSQLSGQLARVYVDFNDTVAKDQPLALIDPRSFAAKVDEATASLAVANSLVDIARAKLDRARIDLQNARGNRDVLAAKVESAQAVKSSAHKTLQRKLALQAQNVVATTAVDDAQTEFTARTAQEREAEVLMSLNSYSVEGAQADVRRIEAELQQARMAVPEKAAVLAAAQADLDRTVIRSPIDGVVVGRFVNEGQTLAVGLESRTTFVVAHRLEDMEIHAQVDEADIGRIVAGQRAHFTVDSYPDRRFEAVVRQVRKAPQTQQHVVTYTVVLATSNLDGALLPGMTALVKIVIERQDDVLKVPLAALRFQPSGTRPEPAGTHSGVWVRTASGSLQRIAVTVGAAGTEQVALKAGDLDEGSQVAVGQAIRPAGFEILGIRFGS, from the coding sequence ATGCGATTTGTACCAATTATTGCCTTGCTCGGAACTGCATGCAGCCTCGCCGCGGTCTACAGCGCTGGGCCGGCCGTCATCGGCGCGGCCGGCAGCGCTGCGGACAGGGCGTCGCACGCCCTGGAATCGGCCAGGCGCCTGCTCGTGCCCGCCGGGCGCGAAGTCCCGACTTTCGGGTCGGATGCGCCAGTATTCCGCTACGCCGCGATCCAGCGCGGCAGCATCGAGCAGACCGTCACCGTCACCGGCGCCCTGCAGCCGGTCAAGACGATCGAGGTCGGCTCCCAACTGTCCGGGCAGCTCGCCCGGGTCTATGTCGATTTCAACGACACCGTCGCCAAGGACCAGCCGCTCGCCTTGATCGATCCGCGCAGCTTTGCGGCGAAGGTCGACGAAGCCACGGCCTCCCTCGCCGTCGCCAATTCCCTGGTCGACATCGCCAGGGCCAAGCTCGATCGCGCACGGATCGACCTGCAGAACGCCCGGGGCAACCGCGACGTGCTCGCCGCCAAGGTCGAGAGCGCCCAGGCAGTCAAAAGCTCGGCGCATAAGACCCTGCAGCGCAAGCTGGCGCTGCAGGCGCAAAACGTGGTGGCGACGACGGCGGTCGACGACGCGCAGACCGAGTTCACCGCCCGCACGGCCCAGGAGCGCGAGGCCGAGGTCCTGATGTCCCTCAACTCCTATTCGGTGGAAGGCGCGCAGGCCGACGTCCGCCGCATCGAGGCGGAGCTGCAGCAGGCCCGCATGGCGGTGCCGGAAAAAGCGGCCGTTCTCGCTGCAGCCCAGGCCGATCTCGACCGCACCGTGATCCGCTCGCCGATCGACGGCGTCGTAGTCGGCCGGTTCGTCAACGAGGGCCAGACACTCGCGGTCGGACTGGAATCGCGCACCACCTTCGTGGTCGCCCACCGCCTGGAGGACATGGAGATCCACGCGCAAGTCGACGAGGCCGATATCGGCCGCATCGTCGCCGGTCAGCGCGCGCATTTCACCGTCGACTCCTACCCGGACCGCCGCTTCGAGGCGGTGGTGCGGCAGGTGCGCAAGGCACCGCAGACCCAGCAGCACGTCGTTACCTACACCGTGGTCCTGGCGACTTCCAATCTGGACGGCGCGCTGCTCCCCGGAATGACCGCCCTGGTGAAGATCGTGATCGAGCGGCAGGACGACGTTCTGAAGGTGCCGCTCGCCGCGCTGCGCTTCCAGCCCTCCGGCACTCGGCCGGAACCGGCCGGCACGCACAGCGGCGTGTGGGTGCGCACTGCCAGCGGCTCGCTCCAGCGCATCGCCGTGACGGTCGGCGCAGCCGGTACCGAGCAAGTCGCGCTCAAGGCCGGAGATCTCGACGAGGGCAGCCAGGTGGCCGTCGGCCAGGCCATTCGTCCGGCGGGCTTTGAAATTCTCGGAATCAGGTTCGGATCATGA
- a CDS encoding ABC transporter ATP-binding protein: MSASPPLISLRSVSRTYRTDGIAVTAVRNVSFDIAQGEIAAVMGPSGSGKSTLMNMIGLLDLPSEGAVYLEGADVAGLSEDRRSSLRARSIGFVFQSYNLLARHDAIENVALPLVYCGVGRRERLARAEESLQAVGMLHRAHHFPRQLSGGEQQRVAIARALIASPLIVLADEPTGALDSRTGAEILALFAALNRTGQTIVMITHDPGIATQCRRTIRLHDGELVADEKQATILPKRSAAP; encoded by the coding sequence ATGAGCGCCTCCCCGCCCCTCATCAGCCTCCGCTCGGTCAGCAGAACCTACCGCACCGACGGGATTGCGGTGACCGCGGTGCGCAATGTCAGCTTCGACATCGCGCAAGGCGAGATCGCGGCCGTGATGGGGCCGTCCGGCTCCGGCAAATCGACACTGATGAACATGATCGGGCTGCTCGACCTGCCGAGCGAGGGCGCCGTCTATCTCGAGGGCGCGGACGTCGCCGGTCTCTCGGAGGACCGACGGTCGTCCTTGCGGGCCCGCAGCATCGGCTTCGTGTTCCAATCCTACAATCTGCTCGCGCGTCACGATGCGATCGAGAACGTCGCGCTACCGCTGGTCTATTGCGGCGTAGGTCGCAGGGAACGCCTGGCGCGCGCCGAAGAGAGCCTTCAGGCCGTCGGCATGCTGCACCGGGCCCATCACTTCCCGCGGCAGCTCTCCGGCGGCGAACAGCAGCGCGTCGCGATTGCGCGCGCACTGATCGCCTCCCCGCTGATCGTGCTCGCTGACGAGCCGACCGGTGCGCTCGACAGCCGGACCGGCGCCGAGATCCTGGCGCTGTTCGCAGCGCTCAACCGGACTGGCCAGACCATCGTGATGATCACGCATGATCCCGGCATCGCGACGCAGTGCCGCCGCACCATCCGCCTGCATGACGGCGAGCTCGTCGCCGACGAAAAGCAGGCCACGATCCTGCCGAAGCGGAGCGCCGCGCCATGA